From the Purpureocillium takamizusanense chromosome 6, complete sequence genome, one window contains:
- a CDS encoding uncharacterized protein (COG:A~EggNog:ENOG503NVB8): MNERIKDEKERARTGRRREPERPRGTREAQEERDREKAKIQAAYDAYKEELQAKMARQFVSEHKKEQWFRERYVTEVKYELRAKLNEMRRGAYSQWEQDLESGTFDNFSLEGLPKSESNGAGGVVEKEEGEATASNEILGVGDLVPASGADIRDENQFQPTLLIKTIAPHVSRHNLEVFCKENLGEEEGGFKWLSLSDPNPSKRYHRIGWVMLHPSSETTIPADRADLKDEDGDEAIKSPQPVSTAEKALDAVNGKTVKDEVRGDFVCHVGVHNPPSNPRKKALWDLFSAPERIEKDLLLVQRLVNKFEEDFGSDFSAVLKVEEKTEELRQSGNLKPVVSAQAPKKVKKSRDMDVAMDDEDGLVEEDEDDGAIDDDETDDEDLLIKKKQLDLLTEYLRRVFNFCFFCVFESDSIHELTRKCPGGHLRRPRSTLSSTAREVARASANGDPFPDKKRSEAGEEGEADAPEGEKKFRNTSTKTEQQLLRAYNWVKTFEDKLTQILDPLSVNLRKLGGRPVDEAVDEECAKFVKQEDEHKWRCKVPECTKLFKEEHFWKKHVEKRHAEWLDAMRNEFELINSYVIDPSHIAPSRTDPNSNGHFPTPNGQSAAGTPRGFNLQNFSVNGVMGMPGFPMPPGGFPPMFAGMQGAGGWNPAGDDRSSGPIRRGGSMGGGRGQFRSGPYDRRGGGRWDGGRNRAGGSRWGDGAGGAAGGPREAVQGRSLKSYEDLDQVSGGGGGELNY; encoded by the exons ATGAATGAACGAATCAAGGATGAGAAGGAGCGGGCACGGACCGGTCGCAGAAGAGAGCCCGAACGCCCGCGAGGCACGCGCGAGGCGCAGGAAGAGCGCGATAGAGAAAAGGCCAAGATTCAAGCCGCCTACGACGCGTACAAGGAGGAGCTTCAAGCCAAGATGGCTCGGCAATTCGTCTCTGAACACAAGAAGGAGCAGTGGTTCAGAGAGAGATATGTCACCGAGGTCAAATACGAGCTACGAGCCAAGCTCAACGAGATGCGCCGTGGTGCCTACAGCCAATGGGAGCAAGATCTCGAATCCGGCACGTTTGATAACTTttcgctcgagggccttccGAAAAGCGAGAGcaacggcgctggcggtgtcgtcgagaaggaggagggcgaggccaccGCTAGTAACGAGATCCTCGGTGTCGGCGACCTCGTGCCTGCTAGCGGCGCCGATATCCGCGACGAGAACCAGTTCCAACCCACGCTCCTCATCAAGACGATCGCGCCCCACGTCAGCCGCCATAACTTGGAAGTGTTTTGCAAGGAGAAtctgggcgaggaggagggcggaTTCAAATGGCTCTCGCTCTCTGACCCCAATCCCAGCAAACGTTACCACAGAATTGGCTGGGTGATGCTACACCCTTCGTCGGAAACCACAATCCCGGCTGACCGGGCTGATCTCaaagacgaggacggcgacgaagcgatAAAATCGCCCCAGCCGGTGTCTACGGCAGAAAAGGCTCTCGACGCTGTCAACGGGAAGACGGTCAAAGACGAGGTCCGTGGTGACTTTGTCTGCCATGTCGGGGTTCACAACCCCCCTTCGAACCCGAGAAAGAAGGCCCTCTGGGATTTATTCTCGGCGCCCGAACGCATCGAGAAGGATTTGCTGTTGGTCCAGAGGCTGGTCAACAAGTTCGAAGAAGACTTTGGCTCTGACTTCTCGGCTGTCCTCAAGGTTGAGGAGAAGACGGAGGAGCTCCGGCAGTCCGGAAACCTCAAGCCCGTCGTGTCTGCACAGGCTCCCAAAAAGGTCAAAAAGTCGCGGGACATGGACGTGGcgatggacgacgaggatggcctggtcgaggaagacgaggatgacggcgccatcgatgacgacgagacagacgacgaagatctgctcatcaagaagaagcaacTCGATCTCCTGACCGAGTATCTTCGTCGGGTCTTCAacttctgcttcttctgtGTCTTCGAGAGCGATTCCATCCACGAGCTTACGCGGAAATGCCCGGGCGGCCATCTCCGACGACCTCGGAGCACGCTTTCTTCAACGGCGAGGGAGGTGGCAAGAGCCAGTGCCAACGGCGATCCATTCCCTGACAAAAAGCGGTCGGAagccggggaggagggcgaggcagacGCGCCAGAAGGCGAGAAGAAGTTCCGCAACACATCCACCAAGACTGAACAGCAGCTTCTCAGGGCCTACAACTGGGTCAAGACTTTTGAGGACAAGCTTACGCAGATCCTGGATCCGCTGTCTGTCAACCTCCGTAAGCTGGGTGGACGGCCGGTCGATGAGGCCGTTGATGAGGAGTGCGCCAAGTTTGTAAAGCAGGAGGACGAGCATAAGTGGCGATGCAAAGTCCCAGAGTGTACTAAGCTCTTCAAGGAGGAGCACTTCTGGAAGAAGCACGTCGAAAAGAGACACGCAGAATGGCTGGACGCGATGAGGAACGAG TTCGAACTCATTAACTCCTATGTTATTGATCCTTCGCACATTGCTCCCTCGAGGACCGATCCAAACTCCAACGGTCACTTCCCAACACCGAACGGCCAGTCGGCGGCTGGAACCCCCAGAGGATTCAACCTTCAAAACTTCTCCGTCAACGGCGTTATGGGGATGCCGGGCTTCCCGATGCCTCCAGGCGGCTTTCCGCCCATGTTCGCCGGTATGCAGGGGGCGGGAGGCTGGAACCCCGCGGGCGATGATCGATCGAGCGGCCCGATacgtcgaggcggcagcatgGGCGGTGGCCGTGGACAATTTCGCTCCGGCCCGTACGAccggcgcggaggcggtcgtTGGGACGGTGGCCGGAACAGAGCAGGCGGGTCTCGATGGGGAGATGGTGCCGGTGGTGCGGCTGGAGGGCCGCGAGAGGCAGTTCAAGGTCGAAGCCTCAAGAGCTACGAGGATCTCGACCAGGTgtcaggcggcggcggtggcgagctcAACTATTAG